The DNA region GCGCGGCGCGGAGCGTGCGGCCGAGCGGGGCGCCCCGCTCCGCGTCGTCCGCGAGCCCGAGCTCCTGCGCGCCCAGGAACACCGCGTACTCGAGCTGCGCGAGCACCGTCGCGTCCTTCCGACCGCGCTCGCGGTGGATGGCCGCGAGGTAATCGATCCGGCGGGCGTCCACGCGGCCGACGGCCTCGCGCGCCCTCGCGTCGTGCAGCGCCCAGCCCCGGATGGCCCGGTCGAGCGCGTGGTCGAGCCCGACCGCCGCCGCCCCGAGCCGCGCGCTCCGGGCCTCCGCGGTCAGGGCGCTCGAGGCGACCGCGATGACGTCGGCCGTGTGCAGCTCCGCCCACGCGTCGAGGACCGCGGCGTGGAAGGCGTCCACGTCGCGGAAGTGGTGATAGAAGGCGCCCTTCGTCTTTCCCATCGCCGCGCAGAGCCGGTCGATCGTCACCGCCTGCGGGCCCTGATCCCGCAGCAGGCCGAGCCCGGCCCGGCACCAGCCGGAGCGGACGTCCCCGCCGGCGGCTGCGCTCCGCCCCGTCGCGGTCAAGCGGCCCTCCAGGCGCCGTCCGGGCCGCGCGCCACCATCGCGGAACGCTTCCCGAACGGCGCGGGCGTGACGTGGCGCCGGGCGTCCCAGACCTCGATCCGCTCCGGGCGGAACCGGACCAGCACGAAGTCCCCGCCCTCGGGGCCCTCCGGCCAGAAGGCCCGCCAGAACGGCTTGAACCGGCGCCGGCGCTCCGCGGCGTCCTCGACGATCTCGGCGCGGCCGACGAGGACCGCGCACGCCGCGCGCGCGTCGTCCTCGTAGGCGAGCGTGGCGGCCGGGTTCCTGCGGAGCTGCTCCACCTTGCGGGACGCGCCGCTCGTGCCGAGCCACACGGTGAAGTCGTCGTCCGGCGGGAGCGGCTCCAGCACGCGCGCGTGCGCGACCCCGTCCGCCACCGTGGCGAGGAGGCAGTAGCGCTTGCGGCGCATCGTCGCGCGCGCGGCCCGGAGCACGGCGCCCACGCCGTCCCGGGCGCGCGCCGTCGCCCAGCGCCGGTAGAGGAGCGCGAGCGAGGCCAGGAGGTGATCGCGGAGCGAGCCAGTCATGCCGCATGCATACCATACCGTATGGTATGTGCGCACGAATTCCGCGCGCGACGTCCGCCGGCCCGGGGGCTACCATGCCGGGACGGATGGCCAGGCCCGGGGGCCGGGCGGTGGAGCGACCGCGGTGAACCGGCGCGCGACGCGGGTATTCGGCGAGGCCGTCGCCTTCCTCGATCGCTCGCGGAGGATCGGGTGGACCGACGTCGCGCTGGCGGCGGGCCTCGGCGGCGCGGTGTACGGGCTCGTTCGCCTCGCGGGCGAGTGGACCGGCGCGCCGCGGCCGGCGGTGGAGATCGACCTCTCTCTGGGCGCGCTCCCCGGGTACACCCTGCTCTCGCTGTCGCGCGGCCTCGCCGCCTACGTCCTCTCGCTCCTGTTCACGCTGGCGTACGGCTACTGGGCCGCGCGCGACCGGATCGCCGAGCGCGTCCTCGTACCCGCCCTCGACATCCTGCAGAGCATCCCCGTCCTCGGGTTCATGCCGGGGCTCGTCCTGGGACTGGTGGCGGCGTTCCCCGGCAGCAACGTCGGGCTGGAGCTCGCCGCGGTCGTCATGATCTTCACCGGCCAGGCGTGGAACATGACCTTCAGCTTCTACCACTCGCTGAAGTCCATCCCTCGCGACCTCACCGAGGTGGCGACGCTGAGCCGGTTCCACTGGTGGCAGCGCTTCCGGTGGGTCGAGCTGCCCTTCGGCGCCATCGGGCTCGTCTGGAACGGCATGATGAGCATGGCGGGCGGGTGGTTCTTCCTCATGATCAGCGAGTCGTTCGTCCTCGGGGACAAGGACTTCCGCCTCCCGGGCCTGGGCTCGTACATGAGCGTCGCGGTGGCGCACGGGGACGGGGGCGCGATGTTCGCCGCGGTGGTCGCGATGGCTTCGATGATCGTAGCGGTCGATCAGCTCCTCTGGCGCCCGGTGGTGGTCTGGGCGCAGAAGTTCCGGGTCGAGGAGAGCGGACAGACGGAGGCGATGGAGTCGTGGTTCCTCGACTTCCTGAGGCGCTCCCGGCTCCTCCCCTGGGCCTCGGGCCTCCTGCGGCGTGCGGTGCGGACGGTCTCCTCCACCCCCCGGCCGCCTCCGAGGTCGGCGCCGCGCGCCGGGCGACGCTCCCTCGCGGGCGCGGTGTCGCTCGCGCTGTTCGTGGCCCTGCTCGCGCTGCTCGGGTGGAGTGCGGTCGGGCTGGTGCACCTGCTTCGCCGGGTGCCCTTCGGCGCATGGGCGGGCATCGGCGCGGCGGCGACGCTCACGCTCGGACGTGTCCTGCTCGCGACGGCGCTCGGCACGCTCTGGACCGTTCCGGCCGGGCTCGCCATCGGGCTCTCGCCTCGCCTCTCGCGGATCCTGCAGCCGGTCGTACAGGTCGTCGCGTCCTTCCCGGCCCCGATGCTCTTCCCGGCCGTGGTCGCGGTGCTCGCGGCCGCCGGCGTCGGGCTGGGCTGGGGCAGCATCCTGCTCATGCTGCTCGGCACGCAGTGGTACATCCTGTTCAACGTCATCGCGGGCGCGACCGCGATCCCGGCGGACCTGCGCGAGGCCGCGCGCGTCTACCGGGTGGGGACCCTCCAGCGCTTCCGGGACCTGTACCTGCCGGCGGTCTTCCCGTACCTCGTCACCGGCTGGGTGACCGCCGCCGGCGGCGCCTGGAACGCGAGCATCGTCTCCGAGTACATGAGCTTCCGCGGCCGGGTGCTCGCCACCGACGGCCTCGGCGCCCGCATCAGCCACGCCGCCGCGAGCGGGGATCTCGCGGTGCTCGCGGCCGCGATCACGGTGATGGCGGCGCTGGTCGCCATCTTCAACCGCCTCGTCTGGCGCCGCCTTCACGGCGTCGCCGAGGAGCGCTTCTCCCTCTCCCGGTAGCGAGGCACCGAGATGCCCGATCCCGCCACCGCCCTGCCGAAGACCGAGCCCGACGTCCTCTGCGAGCTCCGCGACGTGCACAAGGCCTTCCCGCAGGGGAGCGGGCCTCCGCTGCGCGTCCTCGAGGGGATCTCCCTCGCCGTGCGCCGGAACGAGGTGGTCGCGTTGCTCGGGCCGTCCGGCTGCGGCAAGTCCACCATCCTCCGGATCCTCGCCGGGCTCACCCCGCCGACGAAGGGCGCGGTGCTGTATCACGGGGCGCCGCTCGAAGGCCTCAACCCGGGCGTCGGCTTCGTGTTCCAGAGCTTCGCGCTCTACCCCTGGATGACGGTCGCGCAGAACGTCGAGGCGGTCCTCCGCGCGAAGCGCCTCGCCTCGGACGACGTCGCCGCGCGCGCGAGCCACGCCATCCGCGCCGTCGGCCTCGCCGGCTTCGAGGAGGCCTACCCCCGGGAGCTCTCCGGCGGCATGAAGCAGCGCGTGGGCATGGCCCGCGCCGTCTCGCTCGACCCCGAGATGCTCTTCATGGACGAGCCGTTCAGCCAGGTGGACGCGCTCACCGCCGAGAGCCTCCGGGCCGAGGTGATCGACCTGTGGGCGGCCAAGGACCGGAACCCCTCCTCGATCGTGATGGTCAGCCACGACATCCGGGAGGTCGTCTACATGGCCGACCGCATCGTGGTGCTGGACGCGAACCCGGGGCGCGTCCGGACGGTGGTGGAGAACGCCTTGCCGAGGCCGCGCGACTACCGCTCGCCGGCGCTCCTCCAGCTGGTGGACCGGCTGCACGACATCATCACCGGGATGGAGATGCCGGACGTGCCGCCGCCCCCCACGACGTTCGAGGCGCTCCCCAGCGCGGGCCCGAGCGAGATCCTCGGCCTGCTCGAGTACCTGGACGCGCGCGGCGGGCGCGAGGACGTGTTCCAGATCGCCGCGGACACCGACCGCGAGTTCGGCCGCCTCATCGGCGTCGTGAACGCGGCCGAGCTCTTGGACCTCGTGGACACGCCGAGGCGGCTCGTCGTCCTGTCGCCCGAGGGCACCCGCCTCGTGAAGGCGGGCCACGCGGAGCGCAAGGCGCTGTTCCGCGAGCGCATCGTCGGGCTGCACCTGTTCCAGCAGGTCAGGGACGCCCTCGTGCGCGGCGAGGGCCACCGGATCGACCGCGACTTCGTGCTCGAGCTCATCGCGGTCCAG from Anaeromyxobacter dehalogenans 2CP-C includes:
- a CDS encoding ABC transporter permease — translated: MNRRATRVFGEAVAFLDRSRRIGWTDVALAAGLGGAVYGLVRLAGEWTGAPRPAVEIDLSLGALPGYTLLSLSRGLAAYVLSLLFTLAYGYWAARDRIAERVLVPALDILQSIPVLGFMPGLVLGLVAAFPGSNVGLELAAVVMIFTGQAWNMTFSFYHSLKSIPRDLTEVATLSRFHWWQRFRWVELPFGAIGLVWNGMMSMAGGWFFLMISESFVLGDKDFRLPGLGSYMSVAVAHGDGGAMFAAVVAMASMIVAVDQLLWRPVVVWAQKFRVEESGQTEAMESWFLDFLRRSRLLPWASGLLRRAVRTVSSTPRPPPRSAPRAGRRSLAGAVSLALFVALLALLGWSAVGLVHLLRRVPFGAWAGIGAAATLTLGRVLLATALGTLWTVPAGLAIGLSPRLSRILQPVVQVVASFPAPMLFPAVVAVLAAAGVGLGWGSILLMLLGTQWYILFNVIAGATAIPADLREAARVYRVGTLQRFRDLYLPAVFPYLVTGWVTAAGGAWNASIVSEYMSFRGRVLATDGLGARISHAAASGDLAVLAAAITVMAALVAIFNRLVWRRLHGVAEERFSLSR
- a CDS encoding ABC transporter ATP-binding protein, with amino-acid sequence MPDPATALPKTEPDVLCELRDVHKAFPQGSGPPLRVLEGISLAVRRNEVVALLGPSGCGKSTILRILAGLTPPTKGAVLYHGAPLEGLNPGVGFVFQSFALYPWMTVAQNVEAVLRAKRLASDDVAARASHAIRAVGLAGFEEAYPRELSGGMKQRVGMARAVSLDPEMLFMDEPFSQVDALTAESLRAEVIDLWAAKDRNPSSIVMVSHDIREVVYMADRIVVLDANPGRVRTVVENALPRPRDYRSPALLQLVDRLHDIITGMEMPDVPPPPTTFEALPSAGPSEILGLLEYLDARGGREDVFQIAADTDREFGRLIGVVNAAELLDLVDTPRRLVVLSPEGTRLVKAGHAERKALFRERIVGLHLFQQVRDALVRGEGHRIDRDFVLELIAVQTPNEDYEATFDTFVQWARFADLFAYDELTETLALQEAG
- a CDS encoding TetR/AcrR family transcriptional regulator, with translation MTATGRSAAAGGDVRSGWCRAGLGLLRDQGPQAVTIDRLCAAMGKTKGAFYHHFRDVDAFHAAVLDAWAELHTADVIAVASSALTAEARSARLGAAAVGLDHALDRAIRGWALHDARAREAVGRVDARRIDYLAAIHRERGRKDATVLAQLEYAVFLGAQELGLADDAERGAPLGRTLRAALEWLGAGRAASQRRRHGQGRRGGGLPRE
- a CDS encoding pyridoxamine 5'-phosphate oxidase family protein; the protein is MTGSLRDHLLASLALLYRRWATARARDGVGAVLRAARATMRRKRYCLLATVADGVAHARVLEPLPPDDDFTVWLGTSGASRKVEQLRRNPAATLAYEDDARAACAVLVGRAEIVEDAAERRRRFKPFWRAFWPEGPEGGDFVLVRFRPERIEVWDARRHVTPAPFGKRSAMVARGPDGAWRAA